In Carya illinoinensis cultivar Pawnee chromosome 16, C.illinoinensisPawnee_v1, whole genome shotgun sequence, a single window of DNA contains:
- the LOC122299187 gene encoding citrate synthase, mitochondrial produces MFRSVNLLCKLRSRIGEQTSLKNSVRWFQIQSSSDLDLHSQLKELIPEQQERLKKLKAEHGKTQLGNITVDMVLGGMRGMTGLLWETSLLDPDEGIRFRDLTIPECQKLLPAAKPGGEPLPEGLLWLLLTGKVPSKDQVDALSKELQSRASIPDYAFKAIDSLPATAHPMTQFATGVMALQVQSEFQKAYEKGIHKSKYWEPTYEDSLNLIARVPIVAAYVYRRIYKDGKIIPPDESLDYGGNFSHMLGFDSPTMQELMRLYVTIHSDHEGGNVSAHAGHLVASALSDPYLSFAAALNGLAGPLHGLANQEVLLWIKSVVDECGENITTEQLKEYVWKTLKGGKVVPGFGHGVLRKTDPRYTCQREFALKHLPNDPLFQLVSKLYEVVPPILTELGKVKNPWPNVDAHSGVLLNYFGLSEARYFTVLFGVSRSIGICSQLIWDRALGLPLERPKSVTMDWLENYCKKAAST; encoded by the exons ATGTTCAGAAGCGTGAATTTACTTTGTAAGCTGCGCTCTCGAATt GGCGAGCAGACTAGTCTCAAGAATTCCGTTAGATGGTTTCAGATACAGAGCTCCTCTGATCTT GATCTTCATTCCCAGCTAAAGGAGTTGATTCCTGAGCAACAG GAGCGCCTGAAGAAACTTAAGGCAGAACATGGGAAGACTCAACTTGGGAATATCACTGTTGATATG GTTCTTGGTGGAATGAGAGGAATGACAGGGTTGCTGTGGGAAACCTCATTACTTGACCCAGACGAG GGAATTCGCTTTAGAGATCTAACAATCCCAGAATGTCAGAAGTTATTACCAGCTGCAAAGCCTGGAGGAGAACCCTTGCCTGAGGGTCTTCTCTGGCTTCTTTTGACTGGGAAG gtACCAAGCAAAGACCAAGTAGATGCTTTATCAAAGGAATTGCAAAGTCGTGCAAGCATCCCAG ATTATGCATTCAAGGCCATTGATTCTCTACCTGCTACAGCTCATCCAATGACTCAGTTTGCAACGGGTGTTATGGCCCTCCAG GTTCAGAGTGAATTCCAGAAGGCATACGAAAAGGGAATTCATAAATCGAA GTACTGGGAGCCTACATATGAAGACTCTCTTAATTTGATTGCTCGAGTGCCAATAGTGGCTGCCTATGTGTACCGCAG GATATACAAAGATGGGAAAATCATACCACCGGATGAGTCACTGGATTATGGTGGAAATTTCTCACACATGCTGGGATTTGATAGTCCTACAATGCAAGAACTTATGAGGCTTTATGTCACTATTCACAG TGATCATGAAGGTGGAAATGTTAGTGCTCACGCTGGACACCTA GTTGCTAGTGCACTTTCAGATCCTTATCTTTCATTTGCAGCTGCATTGAATGGTTTGGCCGGACCACTCCATGGTTTGGCTAATCAG GAAGTTCTGCTTTGGATCAAATCTGTAGTTGATGAGTGTGGAGAGAACATAACCACAGAGCAGTTGAAAGAGTACGTTTGGAAAACTTTAAAAGGTGGAAAG GTTGTTCCTGGATTTGGTCATGGAGTTTTGCGTAAAACAGATCCAAGATACACATGTCAGAGAGAGTTTGCATTGAAGCACTTACCCAATGATCCGCTGTTTCAGCTG GTTTCCAAGCTTTATGAAGTTGTGCCTCCTATTCTTACTGAGCTTGGCAAG GTTAAAAACCCATGGCCCAATGTTGATGCTCATAGTGGGGTGCTGCTGAATTATTTTGGTTTATCTGAAGCAAG ATATTTTACTGTCCTTTTTGGTGTATCAAGAAGCATTGGGATTTGCTCTCAG CTGATATGGGATCGAGCTCTTGGATTGCCGCTTGAGAGGCCAAAAAGTGTTACAATGGACTGGCTTGAAAATTATTGCAAGAAAGCAGCATCAACTTGA